A genome region from Chengkuizengella sp. SCS-71B includes the following:
- a CDS encoding nicotinate-nucleotide adenylyltransferase → MKVGILGGTFDPIHIGHMIVAERARIEMDLQEVWFLPSSIPPHKNNAPIATAKQRLEMVCKAVETNKYFLGKDLELTREGISYTIDTVKTLKKQFPQHEFFFIIGGDMIQYLPKWYRIDELIQLISFIGLQRPGTEIHWELLNEQIKQKITMVTMPLIDISSTDIRTLSAQNKSIRYLVHDKVYDFIKEHKLYETR, encoded by the coding sequence ATGAAAGTTGGGATTTTAGGAGGTACTTTTGACCCCATTCATATTGGCCATATGATAGTTGCTGAGAGGGCTAGAATTGAAATGGATCTGCAAGAGGTTTGGTTTTTGCCTTCTTCTATCCCTCCTCATAAAAATAATGCTCCGATTGCAACTGCTAAACAAAGATTGGAAATGGTATGTAAAGCAGTTGAAACAAACAAATATTTTTTAGGGAAAGATCTGGAGTTAACAAGAGAAGGCATCTCATATACGATAGATACGGTAAAAACTTTAAAAAAGCAATTTCCTCAACATGAGTTTTTCTTCATTATAGGAGGAGATATGATACAGTATTTACCAAAGTGGTATCGAATTGATGAGTTGATTCAACTTATTTCTTTTATAGGTCTACAAAGACCAGGAACTGAAATACATTGGGAGCTGTTAAATGAGCAAATAAAGCAAAAGATCACTATGGTGACAATGCCTTTAATAGACATCTCATCTACTGATATAAGGACTCTTTCCGCTCAAAACAAATCAATACGATATCTCGTTCATGATAAAGTATATGATTTTATTAAGGAGCATAAATTATATGAAACGAGATAA
- a CDS encoding class I SAM-dependent methyltransferase — MSYEGFANYYDVLMEDMPYSQWIEFAESCWNKHGKPKTVVDLGCGTGNISIPLAKKGYQVYGIDLSSDMLTVATQKEINYMSTIKQNGGSITWLEQDMKDLELPSSVDCIISFCDCYNYITDESHIIQSFQKVYEHLEHKGLFIFDMLTESQFQFYAEEQPFTYNEENLSYIWTCDYDTRHQEIEHDLTIFAQQSSSNYLKINEIHTQRAYSLEWIKSQLSHAGFINISSYGDFEFESPNDATNRVFFVANKSPE; from the coding sequence ATGTCTTATGAAGGATTTGCTAATTATTATGATGTATTAATGGAGGACATGCCCTATTCTCAATGGATTGAGTTTGCAGAGAGTTGTTGGAATAAACATGGGAAACCAAAAACAGTCGTGGATTTAGGCTGTGGTACAGGTAACATCTCAATCCCTTTAGCAAAAAAAGGATATCAAGTATATGGAATAGATCTATCTTCAGACATGCTTACGGTTGCAACTCAAAAAGAAATAAATTACATGTCTACTATTAAACAAAATGGGGGCTCTATAACATGGCTTGAACAGGATATGAAAGACCTGGAATTACCTTCATCTGTAGACTGTATCATTTCTTTTTGCGATTGTTATAATTACATTACTGATGAATCTCATATCATTCAGTCTTTTCAAAAGGTATATGAACATCTAGAGCATAAGGGTTTGTTTATATTTGATATGTTAACAGAGTCTCAATTTCAATTTTATGCCGAAGAACAGCCCTTCACATATAATGAAGAAAATTTATCGTATATTTGGACTTGTGATTATGATACCCGACATCAAGAAATTGAACATGATTTAACAATCTTTGCACAACAAAGTAGTTCAAACTATTTGAAAATCAATGAAATACATACTCAACGTGCCTATTCTTTAGAATGGATTAAGAGCCAATTAAGTCATGCAGGGTTTATAAATATTAGCTCTTATGGAGATTTCGAATTTGAATCACCGAATGATGCTACAAACCGTGTTTTTTTCGTTGCAAACAAGTCCCCAGAGTAA
- the yqeH gene encoding ribosome biogenesis GTPase YqeH: MDKNIDTDQLEYCSGCGVKLQTNDSNKIGYVPKENATICQRCYKIKHYNEISSIALEEDDFLKILSHVGQTKSLVLNIVDVFDFEGSLITGLKRFVGSNPTVMVVNKVDLLPRNMNLNKVMNWVKKQAKEYGLNVIDVVLCSAKKNIGFQNVLEVLSKYRKGRDIYVVGATNVGKSTLINRLISDFSDLDEELTTSRYPGTTLDLVKIPLEDGKFIVDTPGIVYTSRMTEIISKHDLQKITPEQSLKPRVYQLNERQTLFFGSLARFDFVQGERQSFTCFISNSVYVHRTKLDKADEIYENQKGEMLSPPGIKELEALPSFTKHAFRIPKNKRLDLLISGLGWIKCNGDTGAEVIIHAPKGVKVVLRESML, from the coding sequence GTGGATAAAAACATAGATACAGACCAGCTCGAATATTGTTCAGGTTGCGGTGTTAAATTGCAAACGAATGATTCAAACAAAATTGGATATGTTCCTAAAGAAAATGCAACGATATGTCAACGTTGCTATAAAATTAAACATTATAATGAAATTTCATCTATTGCTCTAGAAGAAGATGACTTTTTAAAGATTTTAAGTCATGTAGGACAAACGAAAAGTTTAGTTTTAAATATTGTTGATGTGTTTGATTTTGAAGGAAGTTTAATTACAGGATTGAAACGTTTTGTTGGTTCAAATCCTACGGTTATGGTAGTGAATAAAGTAGATTTATTGCCAAGAAATATGAATTTGAATAAAGTGATGAATTGGGTAAAAAAACAAGCGAAAGAATATGGTTTAAATGTTATTGATGTCGTCTTGTGCAGCGCTAAAAAAAATATAGGATTTCAAAATGTATTAGAAGTTTTAAGTAAGTATAGAAAAGGCAGAGACATTTATGTTGTAGGAGCAACAAATGTAGGAAAATCCACTCTGATAAATCGACTCATCAGTGATTTTAGTGATTTAGATGAAGAATTAACGACATCCAGATACCCAGGTACTACTTTAGATTTAGTAAAAATCCCTTTGGAAGATGGAAAATTCATTGTGGATACACCAGGGATTGTTTACACTTCACGAATGACTGAAATTATTTCTAAACACGATTTACAAAAAATAACACCAGAACAATCTTTAAAACCTAGAGTATATCAATTAAATGAGAGGCAAACATTGTTTTTTGGATCACTAGCAAGGTTTGATTTTGTACAAGGTGAACGCCAATCTTTTACTTGTTTTATTTCTAATTCTGTTTATGTCCATCGAACGAAATTGGATAAGGCAGATGAAATCTATGAAAATCAAAAAGGTGAAATGTTATCACCACCTGGAATTAAAGAACTAGAAGCACTTCCTTCATTTACAAAACATGCATTTCGAATTCCAAAGAACAAGAGATTGGATTTATTGATTTCAGGTTTAGGTTGGATCAAATGTAATGGTGATACTGGTGCAGAAGTGATAATACATGCTCCTAAAGGTGTGAAAGTCGTTTTGCGTGAATCCATGTTATAA
- a CDS encoding transglutaminase domain-containing protein: MKFLKHPQLFKKLNLILWGVFLFQYLEWFSVYWWDETNTIVTYSFLIVIVTEVLMNKRLYKRIMQVVGVLSIHFIVLGIQTTEHTDGILSSFFQFLFINVLKLHPYIWFSLTVAVIYFILILWANNLKRIGMLIMITIIVFCSVDSFTIHTMWDQVAFIIFSGLLLLIINHYHHFKSKHPKSWSEIMDYPESFVTPIFIFVSVTIILGTLAPNFGPILTDPYTAWKNATQATARGEGDGPTLESGIDSISGYARHNERLGYGFDFDYSSVMEVESSQRSYWRGETRSHYNGMGWELNELESEVNSLVSTSDINLSEEFNTSKLKTKEVEQRFRMLNNEIYPVLFGAGSINKLLSVNDEQIENISDGVLWNSYQQSLYWFRIEYPKSYTVVSDVPVIEPNKLKEAATLIRSEVVMNEYIQLPDTLPERVKDLALQITVDENNDYDKVKKIETYLSERYPYNNKPDLTKGQSEDFVDRFLFEIQEGYCDYYSTAMVVMTRSLGIPARWVKGYTPGEDDSEEVDSFIMNQLRQQNLDDFKLTYTVLNSNAHSWVEVYFDGYGWIPFEPTAGFRMPEVFLSDENLVTNSNIDTKPENNQVSEEGFKVNEFGLYAIGLSVFFIILLFLIVVKFNVVRLFFKKLMNRTFRRKTNDKVIIEFERFLKFAYKKGFGKKKHETIRELINRWKSNYYWLEKDFNELILIFERAKYSSIIIDSDEADRASKIIRRLKKGFFK; encoded by the coding sequence ATGAAATTCTTAAAACATCCTCAACTTTTTAAAAAATTAAATTTAATATTATGGGGCGTTTTTCTTTTTCAATATCTTGAGTGGTTTTCGGTCTATTGGTGGGATGAAACAAACACTATCGTAACTTACTCATTTCTGATAGTCATTGTTACAGAAGTATTGATGAACAAGAGATTATATAAGCGCATAATGCAAGTTGTTGGAGTCTTATCTATTCATTTTATCGTACTTGGTATTCAAACTACAGAACATACAGATGGAATATTGTCATCTTTCTTTCAATTTTTGTTTATAAACGTCCTCAAACTTCATCCATATATTTGGTTTAGTCTTACTGTAGCTGTAATCTATTTTATTTTAATTTTATGGGCAAATAATCTCAAAAGAATTGGTATGTTGATCATGATTACGATCATTGTATTTTGTTCAGTAGATTCATTTACAATTCATACTATGTGGGATCAAGTAGCATTCATCATTTTTAGTGGACTATTACTATTAATTATTAATCATTATCATCATTTTAAATCAAAACACCCAAAAAGCTGGTCTGAAATTATGGATTATCCTGAATCATTTGTGACTCCAATTTTTATCTTTGTTTCGGTAACTATTATTTTAGGTACTTTGGCACCTAATTTTGGTCCCATACTAACGGATCCCTATACTGCTTGGAAAAATGCAACACAAGCTACTGCTAGAGGTGAGGGTGATGGACCTACTTTAGAATCTGGTATTGATTCAATTTCTGGATATGCTCGCCATAATGAAAGGTTAGGTTACGGATTTGATTTTGATTATTCGTCTGTCATGGAAGTTGAAAGCAGTCAGAGAAGTTATTGGAGAGGTGAAACAAGATCTCATTATAATGGTATGGGTTGGGAACTCAATGAATTAGAAAGTGAGGTTAATAGTCTTGTATCCACTTCAGACATTAACTTATCTGAGGAATTTAATACTTCAAAATTAAAAACAAAAGAAGTAGAACAAAGGTTTAGAATGCTAAACAATGAAATTTATCCTGTTTTGTTTGGCGCAGGATCTATTAATAAACTCTTGTCCGTTAACGACGAGCAAATTGAAAACATTTCTGATGGAGTTTTGTGGAATTCTTATCAACAATCTTTATATTGGTTTAGAATTGAATATCCGAAAAGTTATACGGTTGTTTCTGATGTCCCTGTGATTGAACCGAATAAATTAAAAGAAGCTGCTACATTGATTAGATCAGAAGTTGTAATGAATGAATATATTCAATTACCGGATACTTTACCAGAAAGGGTTAAAGATTTAGCGTTACAAATTACCGTTGATGAAAATAATGATTATGATAAAGTAAAAAAAATTGAGACTTATCTCTCTGAAAGATATCCCTACAACAACAAGCCAGATTTGACAAAAGGACAAAGTGAGGATTTTGTTGATCGTTTTCTTTTTGAAATCCAAGAGGGTTATTGTGATTATTATTCAACTGCAATGGTTGTCATGACACGATCACTGGGTATACCTGCACGTTGGGTAAAAGGATATACACCAGGTGAAGATGATTCAGAGGAAGTTGATTCCTTTATTATGAATCAGCTTAGACAACAAAATTTAGACGACTTTAAATTAACCTATACTGTTCTTAATTCCAATGCGCATTCTTGGGTTGAAGTATATTTTGATGGATATGGTTGGATACCTTTTGAACCAACAGCAGGTTTTAGAATGCCAGAGGTTTTCTTATCAGATGAGAACTTAGTAACAAATTCTAATATAGACACTAAACCAGAAAATAATCAAGTTTCAGAAGAGGGATTTAAGGTAAATGAATTTGGGTTGTATGCTATAGGTTTATCCGTGTTTTTCATCATTCTTCTCTTTCTAATAGTGGTCAAATTCAATGTGGTTAGGCTGTTCTTTAAAAAACTGATGAATAGGACATTTAGAAGAAAAACAAATGATAAAGTAATTATTGAGTTTGAGAGGTTTTTGAAGTTTGCCTATAAAAAAGGCTTTGGTAAGAAAAAACATGAAACCATTAGGGAATTGATTAATAGATGGAAATCAAATTATTATTGGTTAGAAAAAGATTTTAATGAACTAATACTTATTTTTGAGCGTGCAAAATATAGTTCTATCATTATAGATTCAGATGAAGCGGATAGAGCTTCAAAGATTATACGCCGATTAAAAAAAGGTTTTTTTAAATAA
- the yqeK gene encoding bis(5'-nucleosyl)-tetraphosphatase (symmetrical) YqeK translates to MKRDKFIQAVQQQMPNKRWLHTLGVMETSVALAEQYGADPVKADLAALLHDYCKYWPTERQKEWVIKEHLPVELLQYDKQLWHGPVAAEIVQQEFSIKDEDVINAIRYHTSGRKNMSMLEKVVCLADYMEPGRDFPGVEQIRELSKESIEKALIAGFDSTIRFLISKGRKVYPLTVESRNFLIDEVKNMKEE, encoded by the coding sequence ATGAAACGAGATAAATTTATTCAAGCTGTGCAACAGCAAATGCCAAATAAGCGTTGGCTTCATACATTAGGTGTTATGGAAACTTCTGTTGCTCTGGCAGAACAATATGGAGCTGATCCTGTAAAAGCAGATTTGGCCGCTTTATTACATGATTATTGCAAGTATTGGCCCACAGAACGACAAAAAGAATGGGTTATAAAGGAACATCTGCCGGTTGAATTATTACAATATGATAAACAACTATGGCATGGTCCTGTTGCAGCAGAAATAGTACAACAAGAATTTTCAATTAAGGATGAAGATGTGATTAATGCTATTCGTTACCACACTTCTGGCAGAAAAAACATGTCAATGCTTGAAAAAGTCGTTTGTTTAGCTGACTACATGGAGCCAGGAAGAGATTTTCCTGGAGTTGAGCAAATTCGAGAATTATCTAAGGAAAGTATAGAAAAAGCCCTTATAGCTGGATTTGACTCTACTATCCGTTTTTTAATATCCAAAGGAAGAAAGGTTTATCCTTTAACTGTTGAATCACGTAACTTTCTAATTGATGAAGTGAAAAATATGAAGGAGGAATAG
- the aroE gene encoding shikimate dehydrogenase gives MQFHSKINTNTKVYGVIGDPIKHSKSPTMLNRAFQEMNINAVYGAFHVEVGMLKEAIEGLKAFKLGGLSVTIPHKVEVMSYLDEIDESAKVIGAVNTVVNDNGKLKGYNTDGIGYVRSLKEEIQLDLKGKRVLILGAGGAARGVAYALAGENPSHIWIANRTVERAIELAESMQSFVKSTGMAISDIAKINKEVDLVINTTSVGMHPQIEYSPIPSLFIKENMVFSDLVYNPRKTKLLSLAEEKGCQIHSGLGMFIYQGAYAFEYWTGKPAPIEAMKQAMDYKN, from the coding sequence ATGCAATTTCATTCAAAAATAAATACAAACACAAAAGTGTACGGTGTCATTGGAGATCCAATTAAACATTCCAAATCGCCTACTATGTTGAATCGTGCCTTTCAAGAGATGAATATAAATGCTGTTTATGGAGCATTCCATGTAGAAGTAGGCATGTTAAAGGAAGCAATTGAAGGACTAAAAGCTTTTAAGCTTGGAGGACTTAGCGTTACCATTCCACATAAAGTAGAAGTGATGTCTTACCTTGATGAGATTGATGAAAGTGCCAAAGTGATTGGGGCTGTAAATACAGTCGTGAATGATAATGGCAAGTTGAAAGGTTATAATACGGATGGAATTGGTTATGTAAGGTCTTTGAAAGAAGAAATACAACTCGATCTAAAGGGAAAAAGGGTTCTCATTTTAGGTGCAGGTGGTGCAGCTAGGGGAGTTGCTTATGCATTAGCTGGGGAAAATCCAAGTCACATCTGGATTGCTAATCGTACAGTAGAAAGAGCAATAGAACTTGCTGAATCAATGCAATCATTCGTGAAGTCAACAGGTATGGCTATCTCAGACATTGCAAAAATAAATAAAGAGGTTGATCTAGTCATCAACACGACCTCCGTAGGGATGCATCCACAGATTGAATATAGCCCGATTCCTTCTTTATTTATAAAAGAAAACATGGTTTTTAGTGACTTGGTTTATAATCCTAGAAAAACAAAACTTCTATCATTAGCAGAAGAAAAGGGTTGTCAAATTCATAGTGGATTAGGTATGTTTATTTATCAAGGAGCCTATGCTTTTGAGTATTGGACAGGTAAGCCTGCCCCGATTGAAGCCATGAAACAAGCAATGGATTACAAAAATTAA
- a CDS encoding YqeG family HAD IIIA-type phosphatase: MIKKFVPYLHVKSIYEIDIDALKKAGIKGIITDLDNTLVGAKVPLATPELIQWLKQLEEIGFKVVIVSNNNHSRVSKFAVPLNIPFLPNARKPANLAFKKALQLMSLKASETVVIGDQLLTDVYGGNRFGLNTILVKPVSIGEDSFFTRINRKIERIILSKLKKKGLMPWED, translated from the coding sequence TTGATCAAAAAATTTGTACCCTATTTACATGTGAAATCAATTTATGAAATTGATATTGATGCTTTAAAAAAAGCAGGAATAAAAGGAATTATTACAGATTTAGACAATACGCTTGTAGGTGCAAAAGTTCCTCTAGCTACACCTGAATTAATTCAATGGTTAAAGCAGTTAGAAGAAATTGGTTTTAAAGTCGTTATTGTTTCCAATAATAATCATTCAAGGGTATCTAAATTTGCCGTTCCATTAAATATACCTTTTTTACCAAATGCCAGAAAACCAGCTAATTTAGCTTTCAAAAAAGCACTTCAATTAATGAGTTTAAAGGCTTCTGAAACTGTGGTTATCGGTGACCAGTTACTGACTGATGTGTATGGGGGGAATCGATTTGGTTTGAATACTATTTTAGTGAAACCAGTTTCAATTGGTGAGGATTCTTTTTTTACAAGAATTAACCGAAAAATAGAACGAATCATTCTTTCCAAGTTAAAAAAGAAAGGTCTAATGCCTTGGGAGGATTAA
- the leuS gene encoding leucine--tRNA ligase produces the protein MSQSQSNEQGYNPQAFEPKWQKYWEENKTFRVENNDAKEKFFALDMFPYPSGAGLHVGHPEGMTATDIISRYKRMKGFDVLHPMGWDAFGLPAEQHAINTGEHPKEFTVKNINNFRRQIKSLGFSYDWDREISTTDADYYKWTQWIFLQLYKKGLAYVDEISVNWCPALGTVLANEEVIDGLSERGNHPVIRKPMRQWVLKITEYAERLLEDLEELDWSESIKDMQRNWIGKSVGAEVYFDIHGFEEEKLTVFTTRPDTLFGATYCVLAPEHPLVDKISTPAQKQSVKQYQDMAARKSDLERTDLAKDKSGVFTGAYALNPVNGAKVPIWISDYVLISYGTGAIMAVPGHDQRDWEFAKQFDIDIVEVIQGGDLSKEAYSGDGEHVNSDFLNGLKNAEAISSMIDWLSEHNKGQSKTTYRLRDWLFSRQRYWGEPIPILHLEDGTMKAVPEDQLPLLLPDVEQIQPSGTGESPLATVEEWVNTIDPETGQKARRETNTMPQWAGSCWYYLRYIDPNNENELCSKELQEKWLPVDLYIGGAEHAVLHLLYARFWHKVLYDIGVVSTKEPFHKLVNQGMILGPNNEKMSKSRGNVINPDEIVNEYGADTLRMYEMFMGPLEATKPWNTNGVDGIYKFLNRVWRLFIADNGELNDKIVEDGGPDSFKKIWHRTVKKVTEDYEGLRFNTAISQMMIFVNEAYKTEELPKEAMAHFVQMLAPIAPHISEELWQRLGNEGTITFVAWPSYDEKWIVDDEVEIVVQIKGKIIDRIKVSKELDKDSLEKMVLELDKVKTATTGKTIRKVIAVPGKLVNIVV, from the coding sequence ATGTCACAATCACAATCAAATGAACAAGGATATAACCCTCAAGCTTTTGAACCAAAATGGCAAAAGTATTGGGAAGAGAATAAGACATTTAGAGTAGAAAATAATGATGCAAAAGAGAAATTTTTTGCTTTAGATATGTTCCCTTATCCTTCTGGGGCTGGTTTACATGTAGGACATCCAGAAGGAATGACAGCAACGGATATCATATCTCGTTACAAGAGAATGAAAGGCTTTGATGTGCTTCATCCAATGGGCTGGGATGCTTTTGGACTTCCTGCAGAACAGCATGCAATAAACACTGGTGAACATCCAAAAGAATTTACGGTCAAAAACATTAACAATTTCCGCAGACAAATTAAGTCTCTAGGATTTTCATATGACTGGGATCGTGAAATTAGTACAACAGATGCAGATTATTACAAATGGACGCAATGGATTTTTCTTCAGTTGTATAAAAAAGGTTTAGCATATGTTGATGAAATTTCGGTTAACTGGTGTCCAGCTTTAGGTACAGTGCTCGCTAATGAAGAAGTAATTGATGGATTAAGTGAGCGGGGGAATCACCCTGTAATTCGTAAACCGATGCGTCAATGGGTGTTGAAAATTACTGAGTATGCTGAAAGACTTTTAGAAGATTTAGAGGAATTAGATTGGTCAGAAAGTATCAAAGATATGCAGCGCAATTGGATTGGAAAATCTGTTGGAGCTGAAGTCTATTTTGATATTCATGGTTTTGAAGAAGAAAAGCTGACAGTATTCACAACAAGACCAGATACATTGTTTGGTGCTACATATTGTGTGCTTGCTCCTGAGCATCCTTTGGTGGATAAAATTTCTACTCCTGCTCAGAAACAAAGTGTAAAACAATATCAAGATATGGCTGCTCGTAAAAGTGATTTAGAAAGAACAGATTTGGCTAAGGATAAATCTGGTGTTTTTACAGGTGCATATGCTTTGAATCCTGTAAATGGAGCAAAAGTTCCGATTTGGATTTCTGATTATGTATTAATTAGTTATGGAACAGGTGCTATCATGGCAGTGCCTGGACATGATCAGCGTGATTGGGAATTTGCTAAACAATTTGACATAGATATCGTTGAAGTCATTCAAGGTGGAGATTTGTCAAAAGAAGCTTATTCAGGTGATGGTGAACATGTGAATTCCGATTTCTTAAATGGTTTAAAAAATGCTGAAGCTATTTCAAGTATGATAGATTGGTTATCTGAACATAACAAAGGTCAAAGTAAAACCACATATCGTTTAAGAGATTGGTTATTTAGTCGTCAACGCTACTGGGGAGAACCCATTCCAATCCTACATTTAGAAGATGGAACGATGAAAGCAGTTCCTGAGGATCAGTTACCGCTGTTATTACCTGATGTAGAGCAGATTCAACCATCAGGAACTGGCGAATCCCCTTTGGCAACTGTCGAAGAATGGGTGAATACGATTGATCCTGAAACAGGTCAAAAAGCTAGAAGAGAAACGAACACGATGCCACAATGGGCAGGAAGCTGTTGGTATTATTTACGGTATATAGATCCAAATAATGAAAATGAGCTTTGTTCTAAGGAGTTACAGGAAAAATGGCTTCCTGTAGATCTTTATATTGGTGGAGCAGAACATGCTGTCCTTCACTTGTTATATGCTAGATTCTGGCATAAAGTATTGTATGATATCGGAGTAGTATCTACAAAAGAACCATTCCATAAATTAGTGAATCAAGGTATGATTTTAGGGCCTAACAATGAAAAAATGAGTAAATCTAGAGGTAACGTGATTAACCCGGATGAAATCGTTAATGAATATGGAGCAGATACATTAAGAATGTATGAAATGTTCATGGGTCCTTTAGAAGCTACAAAACCTTGGAATACAAACGGAGTAGACGGAATTTATAAATTTTTGAATCGAGTCTGGCGTTTATTTATAGCAGATAATGGGGAACTGAACGATAAAATCGTAGAAGATGGAGGACCTGACTCCTTTAAAAAGATTTGGCATAGAACCGTTAAAAAAGTAACTGAGGATTACGAAGGTCTTCGTTTTAATACAGCGATTAGCCAAATGATGATTTTTGTAAATGAAGCATATAAAACGGAAGAACTACCAAAAGAAGCGATGGCTCATTTTGTTCAAATGTTAGCCCCTATCGCTCCTCATATTTCTGAAGAGTTGTGGCAGCGTTTAGGAAATGAAGGGACGATTACATTTGTAGCTTGGCCTTCTTATGATGAAAAATGGATTGTTGATGATGAAGTAGAAATTGTAGTCCAAATTAAAGGGAAAATCATTGATCGAATCAAAGTATCAAAAGAATTAGATAAAGATTCTTTAGAGAAAATGGTTTTAGAACTTGACAAAGTAAAAACAGCAACAACCGGTAAAACAATAAGAAAGGTTATTGCTGTTCCAGGGAAATTAGTAAATATTGTAGTATAA
- the rsfS gene encoding ribosome silencing factor has product MNLNSEEILTIVNNAIEEKKGHNITSLDIKEISLIADYFVICHGNSEPQVKAIAEEVKKSVEKGNGNIKRMEGYDTARWVLIDIGDVIVHVFHREDREYYNIERLWSDAKVVENV; this is encoded by the coding sequence ATGAATTTAAATTCAGAGGAAATATTAACAATCGTAAATAATGCAATTGAGGAAAAAAAGGGGCATAACATCACATCTTTAGATATAAAGGAAATTTCATTGATCGCAGATTATTTTGTTATTTGTCATGGGAATTCGGAACCGCAAGTTAAAGCAATTGCAGAAGAAGTGAAAAAAAGCGTTGAAAAAGGAAACGGAAATATTAAAAGAATGGAAGGTTATGATACCGCTAGATGGGTACTCATAGATATAGGAGATGTGATTGTACATGTGTTCCATCGTGAGGATCGTGAGTATTATAACATCGAACGTCTATGGTCTGATGCAAAAGTGGTAGAGAATGTATGA
- the yhbY gene encoding ribosome assembly RNA-binding protein YhbY: protein MLTGKQKRYLRSLAHNLTPIFQVGKGGVNDHLIRHINEAIENRELMKISVLSNNLDDRKEIGAEIATASKSELVQVIGNVIVLYKESEDNKTIELP from the coding sequence ATGTTAACAGGAAAACAAAAAAGATATCTTCGATCATTAGCACACAATTTAACACCTATTTTTCAAGTTGGAAAAGGTGGGGTTAATGACCACTTAATACGACATATCAATGAAGCAATAGAAAATAGAGAACTTATGAAAATAAGTGTACTGAGCAATAACTTAGATGATCGAAAAGAAATTGGAGCGGAAATTGCGACAGCTTCCAAATCCGAATTGGTACAAGTGATTGGGAATGTGATTGTGTTGTATAAGGAATCAGAGGATAACAAAACTATAGAACTTCCATAA
- a CDS encoding S1 RNA-binding domain-containing protein: MKLEAGTYVQLEVEKEVEPNGYYLTNGSENVLLHYSEIEGQIQIGDCIEVFLFHDTHDRLASTMKRPLISLSELALLEVADVHPRMGCFLEMGLGRQLLLPIRELPEEQELRPVVGDHVFVVLEQDKQGRMLAKLAGEREFEPYIFAAPSTWKNQWFDARVYKTLKMGTFVIVDGGVLGFGAIGMIHSSERTKKLRVGEVTKVRVIFVREDGRVNLSLRLSKEKGRDEDATTLLHFLKERPNGAMPYSDKTPPDIILHKFNMSKAAFKRAMGKLMKEGLIRQDENWTYLKEKKAEDH; this comes from the coding sequence ATGAAATTAGAAGCAGGTACTTATGTACAATTAGAAGTTGAAAAAGAGGTTGAACCAAATGGATATTACTTAACAAATGGTTCTGAAAATGTACTGCTGCATTACAGTGAAATTGAAGGTCAAATACAGATTGGCGATTGTATTGAGGTGTTTTTATTCCATGATACTCATGACCGGCTAGCTTCAACGATGAAACGTCCTTTAATCAGTTTGAGTGAATTAGCATTATTAGAAGTGGCAGATGTTCATCCGCGAATGGGATGTTTTTTGGAGATGGGGTTAGGTAGGCAATTATTGCTGCCAATACGAGAACTCCCTGAGGAACAGGAATTAAGACCTGTTGTTGGAGATCATGTTTTTGTTGTCTTAGAGCAGGATAAACAGGGAAGAATGCTTGCTAAACTTGCCGGTGAAAGAGAATTTGAGCCATATATTTTTGCAGCTCCCTCTACTTGGAAAAATCAGTGGTTTGATGCGAGAGTATATAAAACATTAAAAATGGGCACTTTCGTCATTGTAGACGGGGGAGTATTAGGATTTGGAGCCATCGGGATGATCCACTCTTCAGAAAGAACAAAAAAACTAAGGGTTGGTGAGGTAACCAAGGTAAGAGTTATTTTTGTTCGTGAAGATGGACGAGTTAATCTTTCATTAAGATTAAGTAAAGAAAAAGGTAGAGATGAGGATGCAACGACCCTACTTCATTTTTTAAAGGAAAGACCTAATGGTGCAATGCCATATTCAGATAAAACGCCTCCGGATATTATTTTACATAAATTTAATATGAGCAAAGCAGCCTTTAAACGAGCAATGGGGAAGTTGATGAAAGAAGGTTTGATCAGACAAGATGAAAATTGGACCTATTTAAAAGAAAAAAAAGCAGAAGATCATTAG